A region from the Ptychodera flava strain L36383 chromosome 10, AS_Pfla_20210202, whole genome shotgun sequence genome encodes:
- the LOC139142778 gene encoding PR domain zinc finger protein 1-like isoform X4, with amino-acid sequence MGVYSKEFIPQGTRFGPLIGKTYLKDEVPDTANRKYFWRIYKDNEFQHYVDGFDVNESNWMRYVNPAHTSEQQNLVACQYGMDIYFYTIKPVEKDSELLVWYCKEFAERLHYPPTGELMMQKIKQAMVNNNNNNVHNSTMLGNENDISDDNDEDSLVMDLSNKTPSEKSDDETSVSSAIDSYKTKSGNSLSTMFVYNNQNSLMNKGGQQLKMEQPPYSPTLPHLLTTKEGLAVYNPFLSVGNNDRNNPAAPNPFSTIFDSKNFPFDGVLKKSSLFGNFNSPNPLSLTMPMPYQNGAQSFQAGSQSPNPSKKFKPDSPRFMSEFSLPIRNMPPLIPLSPMTNNVRAHSNNNVNIPVPKAGETALNLSKRRKANNPNYGHKSLNYPLAKKNGKIHYECNVCYKVFGQLSNLKVHLRVHSGERPFKCETCGKGFTQLAHLQKHYLVHTGEKPHKCDVCGKCFSSTSNLKTHMRLHSGEKPYQCKDCSARFTQYVHLRLHTKLHNKDEDDPAYIPKAKKSSGAGVDEGLANFVMVNTDVQDYFGRSDDTDDVSSQTSLSVHSENSMTFLPQVNGNSDGVTQDNSSENIPSPADSHDVGSPAINGEVTDQELGYPDKTSFSPGSVSNHGESNRSDAGDSGLEHDSRCSTPKTPSSPLNSDMQSDLNHNVLNLTKTTIDDVLQTPPTRKVKKNSIAKLEDVVQRIKAIKQEDTPDELHS; translated from the exons ATGGGAGTTTATAGCAAGGAATTCATTCCGCAAGGTACTCGTTTCGGACCACTCATCGGCAAAACCTACCTTAAAGACGAAGTTCCTGACACCGCTAACAGGAAGTATTTTTGGAGG ATTTACAAAGACAATGAATTTCAACACTACGTCGACGGTTTTGACGTGAATGAAAGCAACTGGATGCGCTATGTGAATCCAGCGCACACGAGTGAGCAGCAGAATCTAGTGGCTTGCCAGTACGGCATGGACATCTACTTCTACACCATCAAGCCAGTTGAAAAAGACTCCGAACTCTTGGTCTGGTATTGTAAAGAATTCGCAGAGAGGCTACACTATCCACCCACTGGAGAATTGATGATGCAGAAAATCA AGCAGGCAAtggtaaacaacaacaacaacaacgtgcACAACAGCACAATGCTTGGCAATGAAAATGACATcagtgatgacaatgatgaagaCAGCTTGGTAATGGATCTCAGCAACAAGACACCTTCAGAGAAAAGTGACGATGAAACCTCTGTATCAAGTGCAATTGACAGTTATAAAACCAAATCAGGCAATAGTCTCAGTACCATGTTTGTCTACAACAACCAGAATTCTCTCATGAACAAAGGTGGGCAACAACTGAAGATGGAACAGCCTCCATACAGTCCTACTTTGCCACATCTGCTAACCACTAAAGAAGGACTTGCTGTCTACAATCCATTTCTGTCAGTCGGCAACAATGACAGGAACAATCCAGCAGCACCAAATCCATTCAGTACAATCTTTGACAGTAAGAACTTTCCTTTTGATGGTGTTCTCAAGAAGTCTAGCCTCTTCGGTAATTTCAACAGCCCCAATCCACTGAGTCTGACCATGCCAATGCCATACCAAAATGGTGCCCAATCCTTCCAAGCTGGCAGTCAAAGCCCTAATCCTTCAAAGAAGTTCAAACCAGACAGCCCAAGATTCATGTCTGAGTTCAGTCTACCAATCAGGAATATGCCACCTTTGATTCCTCTGTCACCGATGACAAACAACGTCCGTGCCCACAGCAACAACAACGTGAACATTCCGGTTCCCAAAGCAGGGGAAACAGCTTTAAATTTATCCAAACGCAGGAAGGCCAACAATCCAAACTATGGTCACAAATCCCTGAATTACCCCCTGGCAAAAAAGAATGGTAAAATCCACTACGAGTGCAATGTGTGTTATAAGGTCTTCGGCCAGCTCTCCAATCTGAAAGTCCACCTGCGGGTTCACAGTGGAGAAAGACCATTCAAGTGTGAGACTTGCGGAAAGGGTTTCACTCAGCTTGCCCACCTACAGAAACATTACCTTGTACACACTGGTGAAAAGCCACACAAGTGTGACGTGTGCGGGAAGTGTTTCAGCAGCACCAGTAACCTGAAGACACACATGAGACTACACAGTGGAGAGAAGCCATACCAGTGCAAGGACTGCAGTGCCAGGTTCACACAGTATGTCCACCTCAGACTACATACAAAGCTGCACAATAAAGATGAAGATGATCCAGCATACATTCCCAAGGCAAAGAAATCAAGTGGAGCCGGTGTTGATGAAGGTCTGGCAAATTTCGTCATGGTGAACACTGATGTACAAGATTACTTTGGCAGGTCTGATGATACAGATGATGTCAGCAGCCAGACTTCTTTGTCCGTTCACAGTGAAAACAGCATGACTTTCCTGCCACAGGTCAATGGCAACTCTGACGGTGTTACACAGGACAATAGTAGTGAGAACATACCCAGTCCTGCAGATTCCCATGACGTCGGAAGCCCAGCTATCAACGGAGAAGTGACAGACCAAGAACTTGGGTATCCTGACAAGACAAGCTTTTCACCAGGGTCCGtctcaaatcatggtgaaagcAATAGATCTGATGCAGGTGACAGTGGCTTAGAACATGACAGTCGTTGCAGTACACCAAAGACACCATCCTCTCCTCTCAACAGTGATATGCAGTCTGACCTAAACCACAACGTCCTGAACCTGACCAAAACTACCATCGATGATGTCCTTCAAACCCCTCCGACCAGGAAAGTCAAGAAAAACTCAATAGCAAAACTTGAGGATGTTGTGCAAAGAATCAAAGCGATAAAGCAAGAAGACACACCAGATGAGCTGCACTCATGA
- the LOC139142778 gene encoding PR domain zinc finger protein 1-like isoform X2: protein MARRRRFRKRKGRKVKCNRAKMANEVDWKNLCEEEYQQKCIYFVYDKSPEERSDSCESKANASLPHNLFFKCSQDGSETMGVYSKEFIPQGTRFGPLIGKTYLKDEVPDTANRKYFWRIYKDNEFQHYVDGFDVNESNWMRYVNPAHTSEQQNLVACQYGMDIYFYTIKPVEKDSELLVWYCKEFAERLHYPPTGELMMQKIKQAMVNNNNNNVHNSTMLGNENDISDDNDEDSLVMDLSNKTPSEKSDDETSVSSAIDSYKTKSGNSLSTMFVYNNQNSLMNKGGQQLKMEQPPYSPTLPHLLTTKEGLAVYNPFLSVGNNDRNNPAAPNPFSTIFDSKNFPFDGVLKKSSLFGNFNSPNPLSLTMPMPYQNGAQSFQAGSQSPNPSKKFKPDSPRFMSEFSLPIRNMPPLIPLSPMTNNVRAHSNNNVNIPVPKAGETALNLSKRRKANNPNYGHKSLNYPLAKKNGKIHYECNVCYKVFGQLSNLKVHLRVHSGERPFKCETCGKGFTQLAHLQKHYLVHTGEKPHKCDVCGKCFSSTSNLKTHMRLHSGEKPYQCKDCSARFTQYVHLRLHTKLHNKDEDDPAYIPKAKKSSGAGVDEGLANFVMVNTDVQDYFGRSDDTDDVSSQTSLSVHSENSMTFLPQVNGNSDGVTQDNSSENIPSPADSHDVGSPAINGEVTDQELGYPDKTSFSPGSVSNHGESNRSDAGDSGLEHDSRCSTPKTPSSPLNSDMQSDLNHNVLNLTKTTIDDVLQTPPTRKVKKNSIAKLEDVVQRIKAIKQEDTPDELHS, encoded by the exons GTGAAATGCAACAGAGCTAAGATGGCCAATGAAGTAGATTGGAAAAACCTGTGTGAAGAGGAGTATCAACAGAAATGTATTTACTTTGTATACGACAAATCACCAGAGGAAAGATCAGATAGCTGTGAGAGCAAAGCTAATGCATCTTTACCACATAATctgttctttaaatgctctCAAGATGGGTCTGAG ACTATGGGAGTTTATAGCAAGGAATTCATTCCGCAAGGTACTCGTTTCGGACCACTCATCGGCAAAACCTACCTTAAAGACGAAGTTCCTGACACCGCTAACAGGAAGTATTTTTGGAGG ATTTACAAAGACAATGAATTTCAACACTACGTCGACGGTTTTGACGTGAATGAAAGCAACTGGATGCGCTATGTGAATCCAGCGCACACGAGTGAGCAGCAGAATCTAGTGGCTTGCCAGTACGGCATGGACATCTACTTCTACACCATCAAGCCAGTTGAAAAAGACTCCGAACTCTTGGTCTGGTATTGTAAAGAATTCGCAGAGAGGCTACACTATCCACCCACTGGAGAATTGATGATGCAGAAAATCA AGCAGGCAAtggtaaacaacaacaacaacaacgtgcACAACAGCACAATGCTTGGCAATGAAAATGACATcagtgatgacaatgatgaagaCAGCTTGGTAATGGATCTCAGCAACAAGACACCTTCAGAGAAAAGTGACGATGAAACCTCTGTATCAAGTGCAATTGACAGTTATAAAACCAAATCAGGCAATAGTCTCAGTACCATGTTTGTCTACAACAACCAGAATTCTCTCATGAACAAAGGTGGGCAACAACTGAAGATGGAACAGCCTCCATACAGTCCTACTTTGCCACATCTGCTAACCACTAAAGAAGGACTTGCTGTCTACAATCCATTTCTGTCAGTCGGCAACAATGACAGGAACAATCCAGCAGCACCAAATCCATTCAGTACAATCTTTGACAGTAAGAACTTTCCTTTTGATGGTGTTCTCAAGAAGTCTAGCCTCTTCGGTAATTTCAACAGCCCCAATCCACTGAGTCTGACCATGCCAATGCCATACCAAAATGGTGCCCAATCCTTCCAAGCTGGCAGTCAAAGCCCTAATCCTTCAAAGAAGTTCAAACCAGACAGCCCAAGATTCATGTCTGAGTTCAGTCTACCAATCAGGAATATGCCACCTTTGATTCCTCTGTCACCGATGACAAACAACGTCCGTGCCCACAGCAACAACAACGTGAACATTCCGGTTCCCAAAGCAGGGGAAACAGCTTTAAATTTATCCAAACGCAGGAAGGCCAACAATCCAAACTATGGTCACAAATCCCTGAATTACCCCCTGGCAAAAAAGAATGGTAAAATCCACTACGAGTGCAATGTGTGTTATAAGGTCTTCGGCCAGCTCTCCAATCTGAAAGTCCACCTGCGGGTTCACAGTGGAGAAAGACCATTCAAGTGTGAGACTTGCGGAAAGGGTTTCACTCAGCTTGCCCACCTACAGAAACATTACCTTGTACACACTGGTGAAAAGCCACACAAGTGTGACGTGTGCGGGAAGTGTTTCAGCAGCACCAGTAACCTGAAGACACACATGAGACTACACAGTGGAGAGAAGCCATACCAGTGCAAGGACTGCAGTGCCAGGTTCACACAGTATGTCCACCTCAGACTACATACAAAGCTGCACAATAAAGATGAAGATGATCCAGCATACATTCCCAAGGCAAAGAAATCAAGTGGAGCCGGTGTTGATGAAGGTCTGGCAAATTTCGTCATGGTGAACACTGATGTACAAGATTACTTTGGCAGGTCTGATGATACAGATGATGTCAGCAGCCAGACTTCTTTGTCCGTTCACAGTGAAAACAGCATGACTTTCCTGCCACAGGTCAATGGCAACTCTGACGGTGTTACACAGGACAATAGTAGTGAGAACATACCCAGTCCTGCAGATTCCCATGACGTCGGAAGCCCAGCTATCAACGGAGAAGTGACAGACCAAGAACTTGGGTATCCTGACAAGACAAGCTTTTCACCAGGGTCCGtctcaaatcatggtgaaagcAATAGATCTGATGCAGGTGACAGTGGCTTAGAACATGACAGTCGTTGCAGTACACCAAAGACACCATCCTCTCCTCTCAACAGTGATATGCAGTCTGACCTAAACCACAACGTCCTGAACCTGACCAAAACTACCATCGATGATGTCCTTCAAACCCCTCCGACCAGGAAAGTCAAGAAAAACTCAATAGCAAAACTTGAGGATGTTGTGCAAAGAATCAAAGCGATAAAGCAAGAAGACACACCAGATGAGCTGCACTCATGA
- the LOC139142778 gene encoding PR domain zinc finger protein 1-like isoform X3, whose amino-acid sequence MANEVDWKNLCEEEYQQKCIYFVYDKSPEERSDSCESKANASLPHNLFFKCSQDGSETMGVYSKEFIPQGTRFGPLIGKTYLKDEVPDTANRKYFWRIYKDNEFQHYVDGFDVNESNWMRYVNPAHTSEQQNLVACQYGMDIYFYTIKPVEKDSELLVWYCKEFAERLHYPPTGELMMQKIKQAMVNNNNNNVHNSTMLGNENDISDDNDEDSLVMDLSNKTPSEKSDDETSVSSAIDSYKTKSGNSLSTMFVYNNQNSLMNKGGQQLKMEQPPYSPTLPHLLTTKEGLAVYNPFLSVGNNDRNNPAAPNPFSTIFDSKNFPFDGVLKKSSLFGNFNSPNPLSLTMPMPYQNGAQSFQAGSQSPNPSKKFKPDSPRFMSEFSLPIRNMPPLIPLSPMTNNVRAHSNNNVNIPVPKAGETALNLSKRRKANNPNYGHKSLNYPLAKKNGKIHYECNVCYKVFGQLSNLKVHLRVHSGERPFKCETCGKGFTQLAHLQKHYLVHTGEKPHKCDVCGKCFSSTSNLKTHMRLHSGEKPYQCKDCSARFTQYVHLRLHTKLHNKDEDDPAYIPKAKKSSGAGVDEGLANFVMVNTDVQDYFGRSDDTDDVSSQTSLSVHSENSMTFLPQVNGNSDGVTQDNSSENIPSPADSHDVGSPAINGEVTDQELGYPDKTSFSPGSVSNHGESNRSDAGDSGLEHDSRCSTPKTPSSPLNSDMQSDLNHNVLNLTKTTIDDVLQTPPTRKVKKNSIAKLEDVVQRIKAIKQEDTPDELHS is encoded by the exons ATGGCCAATGAAGTAGATTGGAAAAACCTGTGTGAAGAGGAGTATCAACAGAAATGTATTTACTTTGTATACGACAAATCACCAGAGGAAAGATCAGATAGCTGTGAGAGCAAAGCTAATGCATCTTTACCACATAATctgttctttaaatgctctCAAGATGGGTCTGAG ACTATGGGAGTTTATAGCAAGGAATTCATTCCGCAAGGTACTCGTTTCGGACCACTCATCGGCAAAACCTACCTTAAAGACGAAGTTCCTGACACCGCTAACAGGAAGTATTTTTGGAGG ATTTACAAAGACAATGAATTTCAACACTACGTCGACGGTTTTGACGTGAATGAAAGCAACTGGATGCGCTATGTGAATCCAGCGCACACGAGTGAGCAGCAGAATCTAGTGGCTTGCCAGTACGGCATGGACATCTACTTCTACACCATCAAGCCAGTTGAAAAAGACTCCGAACTCTTGGTCTGGTATTGTAAAGAATTCGCAGAGAGGCTACACTATCCACCCACTGGAGAATTGATGATGCAGAAAATCA AGCAGGCAAtggtaaacaacaacaacaacaacgtgcACAACAGCACAATGCTTGGCAATGAAAATGACATcagtgatgacaatgatgaagaCAGCTTGGTAATGGATCTCAGCAACAAGACACCTTCAGAGAAAAGTGACGATGAAACCTCTGTATCAAGTGCAATTGACAGTTATAAAACCAAATCAGGCAATAGTCTCAGTACCATGTTTGTCTACAACAACCAGAATTCTCTCATGAACAAAGGTGGGCAACAACTGAAGATGGAACAGCCTCCATACAGTCCTACTTTGCCACATCTGCTAACCACTAAAGAAGGACTTGCTGTCTACAATCCATTTCTGTCAGTCGGCAACAATGACAGGAACAATCCAGCAGCACCAAATCCATTCAGTACAATCTTTGACAGTAAGAACTTTCCTTTTGATGGTGTTCTCAAGAAGTCTAGCCTCTTCGGTAATTTCAACAGCCCCAATCCACTGAGTCTGACCATGCCAATGCCATACCAAAATGGTGCCCAATCCTTCCAAGCTGGCAGTCAAAGCCCTAATCCTTCAAAGAAGTTCAAACCAGACAGCCCAAGATTCATGTCTGAGTTCAGTCTACCAATCAGGAATATGCCACCTTTGATTCCTCTGTCACCGATGACAAACAACGTCCGTGCCCACAGCAACAACAACGTGAACATTCCGGTTCCCAAAGCAGGGGAAACAGCTTTAAATTTATCCAAACGCAGGAAGGCCAACAATCCAAACTATGGTCACAAATCCCTGAATTACCCCCTGGCAAAAAAGAATGGTAAAATCCACTACGAGTGCAATGTGTGTTATAAGGTCTTCGGCCAGCTCTCCAATCTGAAAGTCCACCTGCGGGTTCACAGTGGAGAAAGACCATTCAAGTGTGAGACTTGCGGAAAGGGTTTCACTCAGCTTGCCCACCTACAGAAACATTACCTTGTACACACTGGTGAAAAGCCACACAAGTGTGACGTGTGCGGGAAGTGTTTCAGCAGCACCAGTAACCTGAAGACACACATGAGACTACACAGTGGAGAGAAGCCATACCAGTGCAAGGACTGCAGTGCCAGGTTCACACAGTATGTCCACCTCAGACTACATACAAAGCTGCACAATAAAGATGAAGATGATCCAGCATACATTCCCAAGGCAAAGAAATCAAGTGGAGCCGGTGTTGATGAAGGTCTGGCAAATTTCGTCATGGTGAACACTGATGTACAAGATTACTTTGGCAGGTCTGATGATACAGATGATGTCAGCAGCCAGACTTCTTTGTCCGTTCACAGTGAAAACAGCATGACTTTCCTGCCACAGGTCAATGGCAACTCTGACGGTGTTACACAGGACAATAGTAGTGAGAACATACCCAGTCCTGCAGATTCCCATGACGTCGGAAGCCCAGCTATCAACGGAGAAGTGACAGACCAAGAACTTGGGTATCCTGACAAGACAAGCTTTTCACCAGGGTCCGtctcaaatcatggtgaaagcAATAGATCTGATGCAGGTGACAGTGGCTTAGAACATGACAGTCGTTGCAGTACACCAAAGACACCATCCTCTCCTCTCAACAGTGATATGCAGTCTGACCTAAACCACAACGTCCTGAACCTGACCAAAACTACCATCGATGATGTCCTTCAAACCCCTCCGACCAGGAAAGTCAAGAAAAACTCAATAGCAAAACTTGAGGATGTTGTGCAAAGAATCAAAGCGATAAAGCAAGAAGACACACCAGATGAGCTGCACTCATGA